Proteins co-encoded in one Kribbella solani genomic window:
- a CDS encoding 2'-5' RNA ligase family protein, producing MTDAWAARTGLTAILITVPELAAYTERWRSVSRSSARPQVPLTELIPPHVTVLVPWVAEPTDADIARLRAAVSTIEPFELTFPTAGQFPNGTVWLQPEPFDTVRSLLLAVFAAFPECPPYGGEFPDARPHLTISSSNQGGPAVLAEATAALADTPAPTKRLTELGLWREDADGSWHQLGTVPLGSR from the coding sequence GTGACTGATGCGTGGGCAGCGCGGACCGGATTGACGGCGATTCTGATCACAGTGCCTGAGCTGGCGGCGTACACGGAGCGCTGGCGTTCGGTGTCACGGTCCTCAGCCCGGCCACAGGTCCCGCTGACCGAGCTGATCCCGCCGCACGTGACGGTGCTGGTCCCCTGGGTCGCCGAGCCCACCGACGCCGACATCGCCCGGCTGCGTGCCGCCGTGTCGACCATCGAGCCCTTCGAGCTCACCTTCCCGACCGCGGGCCAGTTCCCCAACGGCACGGTGTGGCTGCAGCCGGAGCCCTTCGACACGGTCCGCTCGCTGCTGCTGGCTGTGTTCGCGGCCTTCCCGGAGTGTCCGCCGTACGGCGGTGAGTTCCCGGACGCACGGCCACACCTGACCATCTCGTCGTCCAACCAAGGCGGACCGGCCGTACTGGCCGAGGCAACTGCCGCGCTGGCCGACACACCGGCCCCGACGAAGCGCCTGACCGAGCTGGGGCTGTGGCGCGAGGACGCGGACGGCTCCTGGCACCAGCTCGGCACAGTGCCACTTGGGTCCAGATGA
- a CDS encoding inositol monophosphatase family protein: MELAELLKVAGAAVERGRAVTASRAPGELTSKGDRDMASEVDFAVEREVRAFLERETPEIGVLGEEEGGATDGTRWVLDPVDGTVNFIHGVPLWAISLGLIHEGRAVAGVIDHPALGTTYAAAEGLGATCNGRAIRGSECTDLTDALVSIGDYAVGPDAEQVNAERVALTERLYPRVQRLRMIGTAATALTWTAHGYFDAMILFSNKPWDTMAGVAICREAGVTVLDLDGTEHAPESRGVFAVAEGIREPLQELLG; the protein is encoded by the coding sequence GTGGAACTTGCCGAGTTGTTGAAGGTTGCCGGGGCCGCGGTCGAGCGGGGGCGGGCGGTGACCGCGTCGCGGGCGCCGGGGGAGCTGACCTCGAAGGGCGACCGGGACATGGCGTCCGAGGTGGACTTCGCGGTCGAGCGGGAAGTCCGGGCGTTCCTGGAGCGCGAGACGCCGGAGATCGGCGTGCTCGGTGAGGAAGAAGGCGGCGCCACCGACGGGACCCGCTGGGTGCTCGACCCGGTCGACGGCACGGTGAACTTCATCCACGGCGTACCGCTGTGGGCCATCTCGCTCGGGCTGATCCACGAAGGCCGGGCGGTCGCGGGCGTGATCGACCACCCCGCGCTGGGTACGACGTACGCAGCCGCCGAAGGCCTCGGCGCGACCTGCAACGGGCGGGCGATCCGGGGCAGCGAGTGCACCGATCTGACCGACGCGCTGGTGTCGATCGGTGACTACGCGGTCGGGCCGGACGCGGAGCAGGTGAACGCCGAACGGGTCGCGCTGACCGAGCGGCTCTACCCGCGGGTGCAGCGGCTGCGGATGATCGGTACAGCCGCTACGGCGCTGACGTGGACAGCACACGGGTACTTCGACGCGATGATCCTGTTCTCGAACAAGCCGTGGGACACGATGGCCGGCGTCGCGATCTGCCGTGAAGCGGGTGTGACCGTGCTGGACCTCGACGGCACCGAGCACGCGCCGGAATCCCGTGGCGTCTTCGCGGTCGCGGAGGGCATCCGCGAACCGTTGCAGGAGCTTCTGGGCTGA
- a CDS encoding NADH-quinone oxidoreductase subunit D produces MSTERVVGVGAGAAGFDPAYERGGAGSDLPTTDMVLNIGPQHPATHGVLRLRLTLDGERIVGCEPIIGYMHRGAEKLFEVRDYRQIIVLANRHDWLSAFANELGVVIAVERMMGLEVPERAVWLRTLLAELNRVLNHLMFLGSYPLELGAITPVFYAFRERETIQAVMEELSGGRMHYMFNRVGGLKEDLPYGWLGRAAAASAAVRGRLPDIEEIILGNEIFRARTVGVGKLSPELVAQYGVSGPIARASGVDADLRRDEPYLAYGELTDVLRVVTRPEGDCYARFAVLLEQVKVSLDLVDACLDKLSTMPAGPVNVRLPKILKVPEGQTYAWTESPLGINGYYLVSRGDKTPWRLKLRSASFNNISALPALLPGTMIPDMIAILGSMFFVVGDIDK; encoded by the coding sequence ATGAGCACCGAAAGAGTGGTTGGAGTCGGGGCCGGAGCTGCCGGATTCGACCCCGCGTACGAGCGTGGTGGGGCCGGTTCGGACCTGCCGACCACCGACATGGTGCTCAACATCGGGCCGCAGCATCCGGCCACCCACGGCGTCCTGCGGCTCCGGCTGACCCTCGACGGCGAGCGGATCGTCGGCTGCGAACCGATCATCGGCTACATGCACCGCGGCGCGGAGAAACTGTTCGAGGTCCGCGACTACCGGCAGATCATCGTGCTCGCGAACCGGCACGACTGGCTGTCCGCCTTCGCCAACGAGCTCGGCGTCGTCATCGCGGTCGAGCGGATGATGGGCCTGGAAGTCCCGGAGCGCGCGGTCTGGCTGCGTACGCTGCTCGCCGAGCTGAACCGGGTGCTCAACCACCTGATGTTCCTCGGCTCGTACCCGCTGGAACTCGGCGCGATCACGCCGGTGTTCTACGCGTTCCGGGAGCGCGAGACGATCCAGGCCGTGATGGAGGAACTGTCCGGCGGCCGGATGCACTACATGTTCAACCGGGTCGGCGGCCTGAAGGAGGACCTGCCGTACGGCTGGCTCGGCCGCGCCGCCGCCGCCTCCGCGGCGGTCCGCGGCCGGTTGCCCGACATCGAGGAGATCATCCTCGGCAACGAGATCTTCCGCGCCCGGACGGTCGGCGTCGGCAAACTCTCCCCCGAGCTCGTCGCGCAGTACGGCGTCTCCGGGCCGATCGCCCGTGCCTCCGGCGTGGACGCGGACCTCCGCCGCGACGAGCCCTACCTGGCGTACGGCGAGCTGACCGACGTACTTCGCGTCGTGACCCGCCCCGAAGGCGACTGCTACGCGCGTTTCGCGGTCCTGCTCGAACAGGTGAAGGTGTCACTCGACCTCGTCGACGCCTGCCTGGACAAGCTGTCAACGATGCCCGCCGGGCCGGTGAACGTCCGGCTGCCGAAGATCCTCAAGGTCCCGGAAGGCCAGACGTACGCCTGGACCGAGAGCCCATTAGGAATCAACGGCTACTACCTGGTCTCCCGCGGCGACAAGACCCCGTGGCGGCTAAAACTGCGATCGGCCAGCTTCAACAACATCTCGGCGCTGCCGGCGCTGCTGCCCGGCACGATGATCCCGGACATGATCGCGATCCTCGGCAGCATGTTCTTCGTCGTCGGCGACATCGACAAGTAG
- the panC gene encoding pantoate--beta-alanine ligase, which produces MRLTQTKAELRAATAIRPRAVVMTMGALHEGHAALLAEARERVGPEGSVVLTIFVNPLQFGPSEDFDRYPRTLASDLAIAKSEGVDLVFNPSRDELYPNEPSVTVHPGPLADELEGVFRPGHFSGVLTVVSKLLHLTAPDIALFGEKDYQQLTLIREMVCDLDMDLDVIPVQTVREADGLALSSRNRYLSETERDEALVLYRALSAGAKAGMNGPDAVVAAAQAELEAVPSVKIDYLALRAPDLGPVIGPGEARMLIAARVGLTRLIDNISITLR; this is translated from the coding sequence ATGAGACTCACCCAGACCAAGGCCGAGCTGCGAGCAGCGACCGCGATCCGGCCGCGCGCGGTGGTGATGACGATGGGCGCGCTGCACGAAGGCCACGCGGCGCTGCTGGCCGAGGCGCGCGAACGGGTCGGACCCGAGGGCAGCGTGGTCCTGACAATCTTCGTGAACCCGTTGCAGTTCGGGCCGTCGGAGGACTTCGACCGGTACCCGCGGACGCTGGCCAGCGACCTGGCGATCGCCAAGAGCGAGGGTGTCGACCTGGTCTTCAACCCGTCCCGCGACGAGCTGTACCCGAACGAGCCGTCGGTCACCGTGCATCCAGGCCCACTCGCGGACGAACTCGAAGGCGTGTTCCGCCCGGGGCACTTCTCCGGCGTACTCACCGTGGTCTCGAAGCTGCTGCACCTGACCGCGCCGGACATCGCGTTGTTCGGCGAGAAGGACTACCAGCAGCTGACGCTGATCCGCGAGATGGTGTGCGACCTGGACATGGATCTGGACGTGATCCCGGTGCAGACCGTACGTGAGGCCGACGGGCTGGCGTTGTCGTCACGCAACCGCTATCTGAGCGAGACCGAGCGTGACGAGGCGCTGGTGCTGTACCGGGCGCTGAGCGCCGGCGCGAAGGCCGGGATGAACGGCCCGGACGCGGTGGTCGCCGCCGCACAGGCCGAACTCGAAGCAGTACCGTCGGTGAAGATCGACTACCTGGCCCTGCGCGCACCCGATCTCGGCCCGGTGATCGGCCCCGGCGAGGCGCGGATGCTGATCGCGGCCCGGGTAGGTCTGACTCGTCTCATTGACAACATTTCCATCACCCTCAGATGA
- a CDS encoding type III pantothenate kinase, whose protein sequence is MLLAVAVENTRTLVGLVFEGTVKRHWWVGTDPRRTADEWAVLLQGLLTGEAPVSGIAVCSAVPHVLHELREAVGRYYRNVPSVVVEPGVKTGLPVLVDNPREVGTDRIANALAAVHKYGAPCLVVDVGTAITIDVVSPAGAFSGGVIAPGIETASDALGRAAAQLRRVELVRPRSVVAKNTVEALQSGAIHGFAAMVDGLLARIRQEQSLPAGTTVVLTGALAPLLADQLSTPIHNEPLLTLHGLYYAYARNSGA, encoded by the coding sequence ATGCTGCTGGCCGTTGCCGTCGAGAACACCAGGACGCTGGTCGGCCTGGTGTTCGAGGGCACGGTCAAGCGGCACTGGTGGGTCGGCACGGACCCGCGGCGTACGGCGGACGAATGGGCCGTGCTTTTGCAAGGCCTGCTGACCGGCGAGGCGCCGGTGTCCGGGATCGCGGTGTGTTCAGCCGTGCCGCATGTCCTGCACGAGCTGCGCGAGGCCGTCGGGCGGTACTACCGGAACGTACCGAGCGTGGTGGTCGAGCCTGGCGTGAAGACCGGTCTGCCAGTGCTGGTGGACAATCCGCGGGAGGTCGGTACGGATCGGATCGCCAACGCGCTGGCGGCGGTGCACAAGTACGGCGCGCCCTGCCTGGTGGTCGATGTCGGTACCGCGATCACCATCGACGTCGTCAGTCCGGCCGGCGCGTTCAGCGGCGGAGTGATTGCCCCAGGCATCGAAACCGCGAGTGACGCGCTCGGTCGGGCGGCCGCGCAACTGCGCCGGGTCGAGCTGGTCCGGCCGCGCTCGGTGGTCGCGAAGAACACCGTCGAGGCCTTGCAGTCCGGCGCGATCCACGGCTTCGCCGCCATGGTCGACGGACTGCTGGCCCGGATCCGGCAGGAACAGTCCCTTCCCGCCGGCACCACCGTCGTACTGACCGGAGCCCTGGCGCCACTGCTCGCCGACCAGCTCAGTACGCCGATCCACAACGAACCGCTACTGACCTTGCACGGCTTGTACTACGCGTACGCCCGAAATTCAGGTGCCTGA
- a CDS encoding L-aspartate oxidase, with protein MTVPAVPQRLAAPEPGWTDSADVVVIGSGVAGLTAALKARELGSVLVVTKDVVASGSTQWAQGGIAAALDPEDSPEEHLQDTLVAGAGLSDPEAVRVLVTEGPEAVHDLIDLGARFDTLADGEISLGREGGHHRNRIAHAGGDATGAEIERALVAAVKRAKDIRIIEHALVLDLLTAADGAIAGVTLHVMGEGQLDGVGAIRARVVILASGGLGQLYAATTNPSVSTGDGMALALRAGAKVRDLEFVQFHPTVLWLGKSAKGQQPLVSEAVRGEGAFLVDHTGKRFMLGRHELADLAPRDIVAKAIMRQMLATGKDHVYLDARHFGDEKWRVRFPTILASCRSHGIDPVRELIPVAPACHYSSGGVWTDLNGETSVPGLYACGEVACTGVHGGNRLASNSLLEGLVFARRIAAHLAAGLPEQRDPVEDTRTPGLVDADMVPELQRAMTAGAGVIRSAAGLAEAGATIAKLIELPYDEPGTPGWEATNLVTVSAALIAAATVREESRGAHWREDHPDRDDRNWSGSLDLTLPAVRDRAVPKATFVPRESEENDRHG; from the coding sequence ATGACCGTGCCTGCAGTTCCGCAGCGGCTGGCTGCGCCGGAGCCTGGTTGGACCGACAGTGCCGACGTAGTGGTGATCGGTTCCGGCGTGGCCGGCCTGACTGCTGCTTTGAAGGCTCGTGAGTTGGGGTCCGTGCTGGTGGTGACGAAGGATGTCGTCGCCTCCGGGTCCACGCAGTGGGCGCAGGGCGGGATCGCCGCCGCGCTCGACCCGGAGGACTCGCCGGAGGAGCATCTGCAGGACACCCTGGTCGCCGGCGCCGGGCTGAGCGACCCGGAAGCGGTCCGGGTGCTCGTCACCGAGGGCCCGGAGGCGGTGCACGACCTGATCGACCTGGGCGCGCGCTTCGACACCCTGGCCGACGGTGAGATCTCGCTCGGCCGCGAGGGCGGCCACCACCGGAACCGGATCGCGCACGCGGGCGGTGACGCGACCGGCGCGGAGATCGAGCGGGCGCTGGTCGCCGCGGTCAAACGCGCCAAGGACATCCGCATCATCGAGCACGCGCTCGTACTCGACCTGCTGACCGCCGCCGACGGCGCGATCGCCGGCGTCACCCTGCACGTGATGGGTGAGGGCCAGCTCGACGGCGTCGGCGCGATCCGGGCCCGGGTCGTCATCCTCGCCTCCGGCGGGCTCGGACAGTTGTACGCGGCAACGACCAACCCGAGCGTGTCCACCGGCGACGGGATGGCACTCGCGCTCCGGGCCGGCGCGAAGGTGCGGGACCTGGAGTTCGTGCAGTTCCACCCGACCGTACTGTGGCTGGGCAAGAGCGCGAAGGGCCAGCAGCCGTTGGTGTCCGAGGCGGTGCGAGGCGAGGGCGCGTTCCTGGTCGACCACACCGGCAAGCGGTTCATGCTCGGCCGGCACGAGCTCGCCGACCTGGCGCCGCGGGACATCGTGGCGAAGGCGATCATGCGGCAGATGCTTGCCACCGGCAAGGATCATGTCTACCTGGACGCCCGGCACTTCGGCGACGAGAAGTGGCGGGTCCGGTTCCCGACCATCCTCGCGTCCTGCCGGTCGCACGGCATCGACCCGGTCCGTGAGCTGATCCCGGTCGCCCCGGCCTGTCACTACTCGTCCGGTGGCGTCTGGACCGACCTGAACGGTGAGACGTCGGTGCCCGGGTTGTACGCCTGCGGCGAGGTCGCCTGCACCGGCGTACACGGAGGGAACCGGCTCGCCTCGAACTCGTTGCTCGAAGGCCTGGTGTTCGCCCGCCGGATCGCGGCGCATCTCGCCGCCGGTCTGCCCGAACAGCGCGATCCGGTCGAGGACACGCGTACGCCCGGGCTCGTCGACGCGGACATGGTCCCCGAGCTGCAGCGCGCGATGACCGCCGGCGCGGGCGTGATCCGGAGCGCGGCCGGCCTGGCCGAGGCGGGCGCGACGATCGCCAAGCTGATCGAGCTGCCGTACGACGAGCCGGGTACGCCCGGCTGGGAAGCCACCAACCTGGTGACGGTGTCCGCGGCCCTGATCGCGGCCGCGACCGTCCGTGAGGAGAGCCGCGGCGCGCACTGGCGCGAGGACCACCCGGATCGCGACGACCGGAACTGGTCGGGCAGTCTGGACCTCACGTTGCCCGCGGTGCGTGACCGAGCTGTGCCCAAAGCGACGTTTGTACCGCGTGAATCCGAGGAGAATGACCGGCATGGATGA
- the folK gene encoding 2-amino-4-hydroxy-6-hydroxymethyldihydropteridine diphosphokinase: MTETPSPHVIDADTLSGGLKPIRQVILSLGSNLGDREANLQGAVDALRDTPDVVVVEVSPVYETQPVGGPEESGPYLNIVLLADSTLAVDLLLERAHAVEQAFGRERGVPGAPRTLDVDLITYGQKTIESEELTIPHPRAHERAFVLAPWLDIERDAVLPGHGPVAELLAKVGTEGVTKLDIELQ; encoded by the coding sequence GTGACTGAGACCCCTAGTCCCCACGTCATCGACGCGGACACCCTGAGCGGCGGCCTGAAGCCGATCCGCCAGGTGATCCTGTCGCTCGGCAGCAATCTCGGCGACCGTGAGGCGAACCTGCAGGGCGCGGTCGACGCGCTCCGGGACACCCCGGACGTCGTGGTGGTCGAGGTCTCGCCGGTGTACGAGACCCAGCCCGTCGGCGGACCGGAGGAGTCCGGCCCGTACCTGAACATCGTCCTGCTCGCCGACAGCACGCTGGCGGTCGACCTGCTGCTGGAGCGCGCGCACGCGGTCGAGCAGGCGTTCGGCCGGGAGCGTGGCGTACCGGGCGCGCCGCGGACCCTGGACGTGGACCTGATCACCTACGGGCAGAAGACGATCGAGTCCGAGGAGCTGACCATCCCGCACCCGCGGGCGCACGAGCGGGCGTTCGTACTGGCGCCGTGGCTGGACATCGAGCGGGACGCGGTCCTGCCCGGTCATGGCCCGGTCGCCGAACTGCTCGCCAAGGTCGGCACCGAGGGCGTGACCAAGCTCGACATCGAGCTGCAGTAG
- a CDS encoding Rossmann-like and DUF2520 domain-containing protein produces MERIGLIGAGRAGSAVGAALAAAGHPLVGVTARSDASLERAARLLPGVPVLTADEVADRAEVVLVAVPDDLIREVAQELPLRAGQYVVHLSGAHGLEPVAGLSATPVALHPSMTFPGGPVRLDGVMFTATAPDSAQGVVERLVKAVGGQVQWVADEQRARYHAGLVHGANHLTTLVTQAVGVLREAGVADPVATLRPLLTATLDNTLRAGHHALTGPIARGDVETVAAHLAALRTGMDRTRTTYAELARATVELTAADGRLDAATADRFTELLDGHPAVADPAADRHPTAPDRTTPQDRTAQDRTAQDRTGEAPR; encoded by the coding sequence ATGGAACGGATCGGCTTGATCGGAGCCGGCCGGGCCGGGTCCGCCGTGGGAGCAGCCTTGGCGGCAGCCGGACATCCCCTGGTCGGTGTCACCGCGCGGTCGGACGCGTCTCTGGAACGCGCCGCCCGCCTACTACCTGGCGTACCGGTGCTGACGGCGGATGAGGTCGCGGACCGCGCCGAGGTGGTGCTGGTCGCCGTACCGGATGACCTGATCCGCGAGGTGGCGCAGGAGCTGCCGTTGCGCGCTGGGCAGTACGTCGTACATCTGTCCGGAGCGCATGGGCTGGAGCCGGTGGCCGGGCTGAGTGCGACGCCGGTCGCGCTGCATCCGTCGATGACCTTTCCCGGTGGGCCTGTGCGGCTGGACGGGGTCATGTTCACCGCTACCGCGCCAGACTCGGCTCAGGGGGTCGTGGAGCGGCTGGTGAAGGCGGTGGGTGGACAGGTGCAGTGGGTGGCCGATGAGCAACGTGCGCGCTACCACGCCGGGCTGGTGCACGGTGCGAACCACTTGACCACGCTGGTCACCCAGGCGGTCGGTGTCCTGCGAGAGGCCGGTGTGGCCGATCCGGTCGCGACACTGCGCCCGCTGCTGACCGCAACCCTCGACAACACGCTGCGGGCCGGTCATCATGCGCTCACCGGGCCGATTGCCCGGGGCGACGTCGAAACCGTCGCGGCACACCTGGCAGCACTGCGCACGGGGATGGATCGCACAAGGACTACCTACGCCGAGCTGGCTCGCGCGACAGTGGAATTGACTGCGGCGGACGGCCGGCTGGACGCGGCCACTGCCGACCGGTTCACCGAACTGCTCGACGGGCATCCGGCGGTAGCGGACCCGGCCGCCGACCGTCACCCGACAGCACCGGACCGGACAACACCGCAGGATCGGACAGCGCAGGATCGGACAGCGCAGGATCGGACAGGGGAGGCACCGCGATGA
- the nadC gene encoding carboxylating nicotinate-nucleotide diphosphorylase: protein MDETVDRQWVGDLVRATIEEDLAGGVDVTTTATVDPDQVSVAELVARADGVVAGLEIAELVLRQVAAPDVPEIEYSVRDGASVRAGDVLMTVRGKTRQLLTAERTTLNLLCHLSGVATLTRRWVDTVEGTGAIIRDTRKTMPLLRSLEKYAVRCGGGQNHRMALSDAALIKDNHVIAAGGVAEAFRLVRKTFPDISIEVEVDSIEDALIAVESGAELILLDNMAVPLLREAVEKVAGRARLEASGGLTLDTARAVAETGVNFLAVGALTHSAPVLDIALDLQEA, encoded by the coding sequence ATGGATGAGACAGTCGACCGGCAGTGGGTCGGGGACCTCGTGCGGGCAACCATCGAAGAGGATCTGGCCGGCGGGGTGGACGTGACCACCACCGCCACCGTCGACCCGGACCAGGTGTCCGTCGCGGAGCTGGTGGCGCGGGCCGATGGCGTCGTGGCCGGGCTGGAGATCGCCGAGCTGGTGCTTCGTCAGGTCGCCGCCCCGGACGTGCCCGAGATCGAGTACAGCGTGCGCGACGGCGCGTCCGTACGCGCGGGTGACGTGCTGATGACGGTCCGGGGCAAGACCCGGCAACTGCTCACCGCCGAGCGCACCACGCTGAACCTGCTCTGCCACCTGTCCGGTGTGGCGACGCTGACCCGGCGCTGGGTGGACACGGTCGAGGGCACCGGCGCGATCATTCGCGACACCCGCAAGACGATGCCGCTGCTCCGTTCGCTGGAGAAGTACGCGGTCCGCTGCGGCGGCGGGCAGAACCACCGGATGGCGCTGTCCGACGCCGCGCTGATCAAGGACAACCACGTGATCGCCGCCGGCGGGGTCGCGGAGGCGTTCCGGCTGGTCCGCAAGACGTTCCCGGACATCTCGATCGAGGTTGAAGTCGACTCGATCGAGGACGCGCTGATCGCGGTCGAGTCCGGCGCGGAGCTGATCCTGCTGGACAACATGGCCGTTCCGCTGCTGCGCGAGGCGGTCGAGAAGGTGGCCGGCCGGGCCCGGCTCGAGGCCTCCGGTGGCCTGACCCTGGACACGGCCCGAGCGGTCGCCGAAACCGGCGTCAACTTCCTGGCCGTCGGCGCACTGACGCACTCGGCCCCCGTACTCGACATCGCGCTGGATCTGCAGGAGGCCTGA
- a CDS encoding PH domain-containing protein, translating to MDDLFAPSDVSWMPVSPKLATLRRLNAAITGGLLAIVALVALGLTVGWLYGVLAVVVIALLFAWSWVLIGRNQRSWKYAEREDELLVSHGIMFRELVVVPYGRMQFVDVTAGPLERAYGMATVELHTATPATDAKIPGLHPDEASRLRDRLSALGQAQAWGL from the coding sequence GTGGATGACCTTTTCGCACCCTCGGATGTCAGTTGGATGCCGGTGTCACCCAAGCTGGCCACGCTGCGCCGGCTGAACGCGGCGATCACGGGCGGGCTGCTGGCGATCGTGGCGCTGGTGGCGCTCGGTCTGACGGTCGGCTGGCTGTACGGCGTACTGGCCGTGGTCGTGATCGCACTGCTGTTCGCCTGGTCCTGGGTGCTGATCGGCCGCAACCAGCGGTCCTGGAAGTACGCGGAGCGCGAGGACGAACTGCTGGTCAGCCACGGGATCATGTTCCGCGAGCTGGTCGTCGTACCGTACGGGCGGATGCAGTTCGTCGACGTGACCGCCGGACCGCTGGAGCGGGCGTACGGGATGGCGACCGTGGAGCTGCACACCGCGACGCCGGCCACCGACGCGAAGATTCCGGGACTGCACCCGGATGAGGCGAGCCGGCTGCGGGACCGGCTGTCCGCTCTCGGCCAGGCGCAGGCGTGGGGCCTGTGA
- a CDS encoding PH domain-containing protein yields the protein MTEQPAVEVVGQRLHPLTPFVKGWGYFVVAAVALVNNEGLRSNLTIAGIGLAAVLVGGILLGALSWWFTKWQLTAEAIRVDSGFLFRRTRIIRFDRIQAIDVAQPFVARLFGMAELRMDVAGGGKSDGKLSYFRYEEAVQLRTTLLVRAKGEQGAAQQELEQQAEAEAPPLLTVPTSRLLGATLLSSTVVGSAGALIWLIVATMVLNFHVGLVAGLPLLLGVVHPIWKQVVGNHGFTLSESSHGLRTKRGLLDVQRQTIPPGRVQGLLITEPLIWRMIGWSRVELDIAGVAGKKEDGEDDFDGAQLLPVGERTEVAYVLSRVLPGFDLARIDMRRAPERAKWLRPIGWRYLTFGFDEQVMVTSKGWVSRQTAIVLHHKTQSVRMAQGPIQRRLGVANVHVDTPLGPTNAIAFHRDQAEAAALVDAQADRAREARRTVSASVAVQTQPNPPSPDGSSSSPASPADDSSAR from the coding sequence GTGACCGAGCAGCCGGCGGTGGAGGTGGTCGGTCAGCGGCTGCACCCGCTGACCCCGTTCGTGAAGGGCTGGGGGTACTTCGTCGTCGCGGCGGTCGCCCTGGTCAACAACGAGGGGCTGCGCAGCAATCTGACCATCGCGGGCATCGGCCTGGCCGCCGTACTCGTCGGCGGCATCCTGCTCGGCGCACTGTCCTGGTGGTTCACCAAGTGGCAGCTGACGGCCGAGGCGATCCGGGTGGACAGTGGGTTCCTGTTCCGGCGGACGCGGATCATCCGGTTCGACCGGATTCAGGCGATCGACGTGGCGCAGCCGTTCGTCGCGCGACTGTTCGGCATGGCTGAGCTGCGCATGGACGTGGCCGGCGGTGGCAAGAGCGACGGCAAGCTGAGCTACTTCCGGTACGAGGAGGCCGTGCAGCTGCGGACCACCTTGCTGGTCCGGGCCAAGGGCGAGCAGGGCGCCGCGCAGCAAGAGCTGGAGCAGCAGGCCGAAGCCGAGGCTCCACCACTGCTGACCGTACCGACGAGCCGGCTGCTGGGTGCGACGCTGCTGTCCTCCACTGTGGTCGGTAGTGCCGGCGCACTGATCTGGCTGATCGTCGCGACCATGGTGCTGAACTTCCACGTCGGTCTGGTCGCCGGTCTGCCGCTGCTGCTCGGTGTCGTGCACCCGATCTGGAAGCAGGTCGTAGGCAACCACGGCTTCACGCTGTCGGAGTCCAGCCACGGGCTGCGGACCAAGCGCGGTCTGCTGGACGTACAGCGGCAGACGATCCCACCAGGCCGCGTACAGGGCCTGCTGATCACCGAGCCGTTGATCTGGCGGATGATCGGCTGGTCACGCGTCGAGCTGGACATCGCCGGTGTGGCCGGCAAGAAGGAAGACGGCGAGGACGACTTCGACGGCGCACAACTGCTGCCGGTGGGCGAGCGGACCGAGGTGGCGTACGTACTGAGCCGTGTCCTACCTGGGTTCGATCTGGCCCGGATCGACATGCGTCGTGCACCGGAACGAGCCAAGTGGCTGCGTCCGATCGGCTGGCGTTACCTGACGTTCGGCTTCGACGAGCAGGTCATGGTGACCAGCAAGGGCTGGGTCAGCCGGCAAACGGCGATCGTGCTGCATCACAAGACGCAGTCCGTACGGATGGCACAGGGACCGATCCAGCGGCGGCTGGGAGTTGCCAACGTGCATGTGGACACGCCGCTCGGCCCGACCAACGCCATCGCGTTCCACCGGGACCAGGCCGAAGCCGCGGCACTGGTCGATGCTCAGGCGGACAGGGCGCGGGAGGCGCGGCGTACGGTGTCGGCTTCGGTTGCCGTCCAGACCCAGCCGAACCCGCCGAGTCCGGACGGGTCCAGCAGCTCACCTGCCTCGCCTGCTGACGACAGCTCGGCCAGATAG
- a CDS encoding DUF3180 domain-containing protein: protein MAPGGTEPGRAPGDKQEPPHPGSVRPTSRRLLVAIAVLGVAVGVTLVKAIEAGGGVAPSLSWLTLVAWAFLAALLFAAARNTHQRIQVRHERVESSRAVFLLMIGKASAFVGALCTGVYTGFALSFLQAVGSSGPRNRVIMAGAAAVISVLVVTAGLLLERACRIPKDPDETP, encoded by the coding sequence GTGGCACCGGGCGGTACCGAGCCCGGCCGGGCGCCCGGGGACAAGCAGGAACCGCCGCACCCGGGTTCGGTGCGGCCGACGTCGCGCCGGCTGCTGGTCGCGATCGCCGTCCTCGGCGTCGCGGTCGGCGTCACGCTGGTGAAGGCGATCGAGGCCGGCGGCGGGGTCGCGCCGTCGCTGTCCTGGCTGACGCTGGTCGCCTGGGCGTTCCTGGCCGCGCTGCTGTTCGCGGCGGCCCGGAACACCCACCAGCGGATCCAGGTCCGGCACGAACGGGTCGAATCGTCGCGCGCGGTCTTCCTGTTGATGATCGGCAAGGCAAGCGCTTTCGTCGGCGCGTTGTGCACCGGTGTTTACACAGGGTTCGCGTTATCCTTCCTGCAGGCAGTGGGCTCCTCGGGGCCTCGTAACCGTGTGATCATGGCCGGTGCCGCGGCGGTGATCTCTGTGCTGGTCGTCACGGCCGGATTGTTGCTCGAACGTGCGTGTCGCATTCCCAAGGACCCGGACGAAACCCCTTAA